TTTGTCAACCTCTTCAATAGGTACATTATACACTTTAGAAGCTGTGGCAGTATGTATATCGATACCATCTTTAAATGCTTGTATCATAGCTTTATCGCCGCTTAGGCTGGCGATAATTCGTAATTCAATTTGAGAATAATCTGCCGCTAAAAGAATATAATTGGCATTGCGCGGAACAAAAGCTTTACGTATTTCGCGCCCTTTTTCCGTTCGGATAGGAATATTTTGAAGGTTGGGATTCGTGGAGCTTAAACGACCAGTAGCTGCTACTGTTTGGTTGTAGCTTGTATGTATTCTTCTTGTTCGCGGATTAACCAATAAAGGTAAGGCATCAACGTAAGTTGACTTTAATTTAGTTAAAGAGCGATAATCTAAAATTGCGCGAATGATAGGATGTTTGTTTTCTAATTTACGAAGTATATCTTCGCCTGTTGAATATTGTCCCGATTTGGTTTTTTTAGCTTTTTCAACAATTTTCATATGTCCAAAAAGAATTTCGCCCAACTGCTTTGGCGATGATACATTAAACTGAACACCTGCCATTTCTTGTATCTGCTTGTTTAGTTTAACAATCTCTTTTCCAAGCTCAAGAGAAAAATCATTTAAAGCCTCTGAATCTAAATTTACACCCTCGCCTTCCATAGAAGCCAAGACTGAAATTAAAGGAATTTCAATTTCATTAAATAAATTAAGTAATCCTGCTTCTTGTAATTTTGGCTCAAAAATATCTTTTAGTTGAAGTGTAATATCAGCATCCTCGCAAGCATATTCTTTTAGTAAATCCAAAGGAACATCGCGCATAGTTTTTTGGTTTTTTCCTTTTTTACCAATCAAATCTGCTATAGGCATGGGCTTATAATCCAAATAGTTTTCGGCTAATATGTCCATAGAGTGTCGCATATCGGGTTGTAAAAGATAATGCGCTATCATAGTATCAAATAAACGTCCTTTTACTTCAATACCATACCATTTTAGGAATGAAATATCAAATTTTAAGTTTTGACCTATTTTCCCAATACTTTCATTTTCAAAAACAGCTTTAAACTCTTGCATCACAGCTTCAGCTTCGGCAAAATTTTCGGGTAAGCAAACATAAAAACCTGAATGATGACCATACGAAAACGACAAACCAACCAATTCATCTGTATTTGGGTTTAAGCCGGTTGTTTCTGTATCAAAACAAAAAGCCATAGATGAAGATAGAGTCTTAATAAGTTTTTCGCGCTTTTCAAATGTATCTACTAATTCGTAATTATGTGTTTGTGTTTCAAGTGTTTTATATTCGCTTTCAGTAGGTATTTCTATGCCGGCAGATCCAAATAAGTCGGCTTGACCACTTTCTGTATTTAATCCTTTTTCAGATAAGGAATTCATTTGTTTTAAAACCCTTGAAGCAAATGTTCTAAACTCTAATTCTGTTGTAATTTCTTTTAATGCTTTAGCGTTGGGCTCTTTTCTTTCAAAGCTTTTTAAATCAAAAGTTACCGGAGCATTAATATCTATGGTTGCTAATTTTTTCGACATTAAAGCATCTTCTTTTGCCGCCTTAACTTTATCACGAAGTTTAGGGTTTTTTATCTCGTCGATACGTTTAAGCATTTCTTCCACACTTCCAAATTGTGCAATAAGTTTTTTAGCTGTTACGGGACCAACACCGGCAATGCCGGGAATATTATCCGAAACATCTCCACTTAAACCAAGAAAATCTATGACTTGTTCGGGGCGTTCCACTCCAAATTTTTCACAAACCTCATCTACACCTAAAATTTCAGCCTTATTACCCATACGAGCAGGTTTGTACATTTTAATATTTTCACTAACCAACTGCCCGAAGTCTTTATCGGGAGTCATCATAAAAGTGAGCAAATTTTCTTTTTCAGCTTTTTTAGCCAAAGTTCCAATTACATCGTCGGCTTCATAATTCTCAACTAAAACAACAGGAATATTAAAGGCTTGAATAAGTTGCTTAATATAGGGAATTGATATGCTAATATCTTCGGGAGTTTTTTCACGATTGGCTTTATAGGCCGGATAAAATTCGTTACGAAACGATCCTCCTTTAGGATCAAAAACAACTGCAATATAATCCGGATTTTCATTAGAGAGTACTTCCCAAAGAGTATTGGCAAAACCTAAAATGGCGGATGTGTTTAAACCTTTGGAGTTAATACGTGGGTTACGATTAAGTGCATAATAAGCTCTGTAAATCAATGCATAAGCATCAAGGAGAAAAAGTTTTTTCTGTTCAGGCATAACTAAAATTATAAGATGACTTGATGATTAAAAAGGCTAAATAGTTTTAATAAAACAACGTCTTCGTTTATGCTGAATAGAGTCGAAATTTTTCCAATTACTAATTACATTATGATTGGTTTCAAAAATACCTGTTGTTTCCATAAACTTAATTCCCTGCTTATGCATTTCACCTAATATTTCATCAAAAAGGACCACGGCAACACCCGCTCTGTCAAATTCAGGCATTACGCCAATTAAAAACAGATCGAGCACTTCGGGCTTTTTCATAGCTTGCAAAATATGATAAAATCCAAAAGGATAAATACTTCCTTTTGCTTTTTGCATAGCTACGGATAAAGAAGGAACAGCAATCATAAAAGCAACAACTGCATCGTCTTTTTTGATAATCCTGACAAACTTAGGGTTGATTATCTTAAAATACTTTTGGGTATACAAATCAACCATTTTATCATTAAAAGAAGTAACAAACGGCAGTTTTTGGAAAGCTTCGTTTAGCACCTTAAACATAGGTTTAACATAAGGCAAAAAATCTTTTGTTTTTTCAAACTTCACGACTTCAAATCCATAACGTTTTTTTACGATAGCAGCACCACGTTTGGCTTTATTCAATGCGTGTTCACCCAAGGTAAGACGAAATTCTATCCAATCTATTTCTTTTTCGAAACCATAAGCATCGAGATGAGTTTTATAGTAAGGCATATGATAAACAGATGCTACAGAAGGTAGATGATCAAAACCTTCAATAAGCATTCCTTGAGTATCTAAATTAGAATAGCCTAATGGTCCGTGAACGATCTCCATT
The genomic region above belongs to Bacteroidales bacterium and contains:
- the polA gene encoding DNA polymerase I, with the translated sequence MPEQKKLFLLDAYALIYRAYYALNRNPRINSKGLNTSAILGFANTLWEVLSNENPDYIAVVFDPKGGSFRNEFYPAYKANREKTPEDISISIPYIKQLIQAFNIPVVLVENYEADDVIGTLAKKAEKENLLTFMMTPDKDFGQLVSENIKMYKPARMGNKAEILGVDEVCEKFGVERPEQVIDFLGLSGDVSDNIPGIAGVGPVTAKKLIAQFGSVEEMLKRIDEIKNPKLRDKVKAAKEDALMSKKLATIDINAPVTFDLKSFERKEPNAKALKEITTELEFRTFASRVLKQMNSLSEKGLNTESGQADLFGSAGIEIPTESEYKTLETQTHNYELVDTFEKREKLIKTLSSSMAFCFDTETTGLNPNTDELVGLSFSYGHHSGFYVCLPENFAEAEAVMQEFKAVFENESIGKIGQNLKFDISFLKWYGIEVKGRLFDTMIAHYLLQPDMRHSMDILAENYLDYKPMPIADLIGKKGKNQKTMRDVPLDLLKEYACEDADITLQLKDIFEPKLQEAGLLNLFNEIEIPLISVLASMEGEGVNLDSEALNDFSLELGKEIVKLNKQIQEMAGVQFNVSSPKQLGEILFGHMKIVEKAKKTKSGQYSTGEDILRKLENKHPIIRAILDYRSLTKLKSTYVDALPLLVNPRTRRIHTSYNQTVAATGRLSSTNPNLQNIPIRTEKGREIRKAFVPRNANYILLAADYSQIELRIIASLSGDKAMIQAFKDGIDIHTATASKVYNVPIEEVDKDMRRNAKGVNFGIIYGISAFGLAENIGISRKEAAEIIATYFESYPAIKNYMEQTKIFAREKGYVETIKGRRRYLKDINSSNAIVRGFAERNAINAPIQGSSADMIKVAMINVQKRMLEKNMQSKMILQVHDELVFDAHLDEVEELKILVEKEMREAISLNVPIVVDMNTGKNWLEAH